Proteins from one Candidatus Rokuibacteriota bacterium genomic window:
- a CDS encoding fumarylacetoacetate hydrolase family protein gives MPIVVSDAAQRLVKNRASLELAPPLSETAPDMTLEQGYAIQRALEHGLVERGDRVVGWKAGFTNAALQETYGVSEPVLGFLLASGVFGSGDAVPVSRFVSLGLEVEMAFVMKAALEGPGVTPASALLAVEGAVPSFELIDFRLSGKPRGTDFVADGVLANAIVLGGPLTPVSGLDLSLEGVVYEENGQRVATAAAAEVMGNPLNSLAWLANALGKLGGRLRAGDIVLTGSISKVFRPKAGDSVRASFTRLGSVGCRFV, from the coding sequence CGCGAGCCTTGAACTCGCGCCGCCCCTGTCGGAGACGGCGCCAGACATGACATTGGAACAGGGCTACGCCATCCAGCGCGCCCTCGAGCATGGGCTCGTTGAGCGCGGCGATCGCGTCGTCGGCTGGAAGGCGGGCTTCACCAACGCGGCGCTCCAGGAGACCTACGGCGTCAGCGAGCCCGTGCTGGGCTTTCTCCTGGCCTCGGGCGTCTTCGGCAGCGGCGACGCGGTGCCGGTCTCGCGCTTCGTCAGCCTCGGGCTCGAGGTGGAAATGGCCTTTGTCATGAAGGCCGCTCTGGAAGGCCCGGGCGTGACGCCGGCCTCCGCCCTGCTGGCGGTGGAAGGGGCCGTGCCGTCCTTCGAGCTGATCGACTTCCGCCTGTCGGGCAAGCCGCGCGGGACGGATTTCGTCGCCGACGGGGTCCTGGCGAATGCCATCGTCCTGGGCGGGCCGCTGACACCGGTGAGCGGGCTCGACCTGTCGCTGGAGGGCGTCGTGTACGAGGAGAACGGCCAGCGAGTGGCGACCGCGGCGGCGGCAGAGGTCATGGGCAACCCGCTCAACTCGCTCGCCTGGCTGGCCAACGCCCTGGGCAAGCTGGGCGGCCGTCTCCGGGCGGGGGATATCGTGCTGACCGGGTCCATCTCCAAGGTGTTCCGCCCCAAGGCCGGCGACTCCGTCCGCGCTTCCTTCACGCGGCTGGGCTCGGTCGGCTGCAGATTTGTCTAG
- a CDS encoding enoyl-CoA hydratase-related protein: protein MTARPSIHPEANEMSTVLYEQAGKIVTITINRPDAMNAIDPETQDALIEAWTRFRDNDGAWVAILTGAGEKSFCAGADLKKMIPASFGKGARRRDHESLGLGGITRGLEIWKPMIAAINGHCLAGGLEQALACDIRISAPHASFGLPEVRWGIFPGAGGTQRLPRAVSLAKAMEIILMAKTLTAEEALAAGLINAVVPAAELMPTARKWAETICEKGPLAVRAAKEAILRGLTMPLADGLRLEAFLSGTLRGTEDAVEGPKAFAEKRKPNFQAR, encoded by the coding sequence ATGACGGCACGACCCAGCATCCACCCGGAGGCCAACGAGATGTCCACCGTCCTCTACGAGCAGGCCGGCAAGATCGTGACGATCACGATCAACCGCCCCGACGCCATGAATGCGATTGACCCGGAGACCCAGGACGCCTTGATCGAGGCGTGGACGCGCTTCCGTGACAACGACGGCGCGTGGGTCGCCATCCTGACCGGCGCGGGGGAGAAGAGCTTCTGCGCGGGCGCGGACCTCAAGAAGATGATCCCGGCGTCCTTCGGCAAGGGCGCGCGGCGCCGGGACCACGAGAGCCTGGGACTGGGGGGCATCACGCGCGGGCTCGAGATCTGGAAGCCCATGATCGCCGCGATCAACGGCCACTGCTTAGCAGGCGGCCTGGAGCAGGCGCTGGCCTGCGACATCAGGATCTCGGCGCCGCACGCCAGCTTCGGCCTGCCCGAAGTCCGCTGGGGGATCTTCCCGGGGGCCGGCGGGACGCAGCGGTTGCCGCGCGCGGTGTCGCTCGCGAAGGCCATGGAGATCATCCTGATGGCGAAGACGCTCACCGCCGAGGAGGCGCTCGCGGCCGGGCTCATCAACGCCGTGGTGCCGGCGGCGGAGCTCATGCCGACGGCGCGCAAGTGGGCCGAGACCATCTGCGAGAAAGGGCCGCTTGCCGTGCGCGCGGCGAAGGAGGCGATCCTCCGCGGCCTCACGATGCCGCTGGCGGACGGCCTGCGCCTCGAGGCCTTCCTGTCCGGGACGCTTCGCGGGACCGAGGACGCGGTCGAGGGGCCGAAGGCCTTCGCGGAGAAGCGAAAGCCCAATTTCCAGGCGCGGTAG